The following are encoded together in the Nocardioides sp. Arc9.136 genome:
- a CDS encoding GNAT family N-acetyltransferase yields MIPEESRFENDPEELVAEAPGLPSGWEVGTPDPADRFDVARLTHLLRAHERHGRGWAGAGVDDVLVEVSEHGLRTRQNVVVRDPEGEIRAWGSAHDRAAGRMLFVHIVERDLPGPVAAACSDVLFEWAVGQAKVLGAARGLQSQQIDTGAFADDDRQHAWLADAGFERVRTWWQMSRPVTPDEAGLVPSAARWEDEAKGVVFRRVRRAPEGGMPDAEDLRKVHDVLEGAFVDHFNHHEETFEEFVHRLREDPGHRWDHWWLAELVEDGGRTPVGTLVGAVSESSGGGPDGSYVEYLGVLEAARGRGVAKGLLRTIIADAADRGRDRVGLEVDADSSTGADGLYTSMGWVTKYVTESWHRDVVVD; encoded by the coding sequence GTGATCCCTGAGGAGTCCCGGTTCGAGAACGACCCTGAGGAGCTCGTGGCCGAGGCGCCCGGGCTGCCGAGCGGGTGGGAGGTGGGGACCCCGGACCCGGCGGACCGCTTCGACGTCGCGCGGCTCACGCACCTGCTGCGCGCCCACGAGCGGCACGGCCGCGGCTGGGCCGGGGCGGGGGTCGACGACGTGCTCGTCGAGGTCTCCGAGCACGGTCTGCGCACCCGGCAGAACGTCGTCGTCCGCGACCCCGAGGGCGAGATCCGGGCCTGGGGGAGCGCGCACGACCGCGCCGCGGGCCGGATGCTCTTCGTCCACATCGTCGAGCGCGACCTGCCCGGGCCGGTGGCCGCGGCGTGCTCCGACGTGCTCTTCGAGTGGGCCGTCGGCCAGGCGAAGGTCCTCGGCGCCGCACGCGGGCTGCAGTCCCAGCAGATCGACACCGGCGCCTTCGCCGACGACGACCGGCAGCACGCCTGGCTCGCCGACGCGGGCTTCGAGCGGGTGCGCACCTGGTGGCAGATGAGCCGCCCGGTCACCCCCGACGAGGCTGGCCTGGTGCCCTCCGCGGCCCGCTGGGAGGACGAGGCGAAGGGCGTTGTCTTCCGGCGGGTCCGCCGCGCGCCCGAGGGCGGGATGCCCGACGCCGAGGACCTGCGCAAGGTCCACGACGTGCTCGAGGGCGCCTTCGTCGACCACTTCAACCACCACGAGGAGACCTTCGAGGAGTTCGTCCACCGGCTCCGCGAGGACCCCGGCCACCGCTGGGACCACTGGTGGCTCGCCGAGCTCGTCGAGGACGGCGGCCGCACCCCGGTCGGCACCCTCGTCGGCGCCGTCTCGGAGAGCTCCGGCGGCGGGCCGGACGGCTCCTACGTCGAGTACCTCGGCGTCCTCGAGGCCGCCCGCGGCCGCGGCGTCGCCAAGGGCCTGCTCCGCACGATCATCGCCGACGCCGCCGACCGGGGGCGCGACCGCGTCGGGCTCGAGGTCGACGCCGACTCCTCCACCGGCGCCGACGGCCTCTACACCTCGATGGGCTGGGTGACGAAGTACGTCACCGAGTCCTGGCACCGCGACGTGGTCGTCGACTGA
- a CDS encoding DUF3180 domain-containing protein → MSDPLGSPGPSGEEPGGNLRPTSPAALTGWAVVGLVGGWLVHPVADRWGTPPIVTWAQPLALVLVVAILAATAWVTYRQVHVRRERLDPQQAVNRLVLARACAYVGALAAGGYLGYAVSWLGVPAELAEQRAWRSGAAALAGAGVAVAAVLLERACRVRSDAPAP, encoded by the coding sequence GTGAGCGACCCGCTCGGCTCGCCCGGACCGTCGGGGGAGGAGCCGGGCGGGAACCTCCGGCCCACCTCTCCCGCCGCCCTCACCGGCTGGGCCGTCGTCGGGCTCGTCGGCGGGTGGCTGGTGCACCCGGTCGCCGACCGCTGGGGCACCCCGCCGATCGTCACCTGGGCCCAGCCGCTGGCCCTCGTCCTGGTCGTGGCGATCCTGGCCGCGACCGCCTGGGTCACCTACCGGCAGGTGCACGTGCGCCGGGAGCGGCTCGACCCGCAGCAGGCGGTCAACCGGCTCGTGCTGGCACGGGCCTGCGCGTACGTCGGCGCCCTCGCCGCCGGGGGCTACCTCGGCTACGCCGTGTCCTGGCTGGGCGTGCCGGCCGAGCTCGCCGAGCAGCGCGCCTGGCGCTCCGGTGCCGCCGCGCTGGCCGGAGCCGGGGTGGCGGTGGCCGCGGTGCTCCTCGAGCGCGCGTGTCGCGTCCGGTCCGACGCCCCGGCGCCCTAA
- a CDS encoding ABC transporter permease: MTVLAAAASAPAPGPSCYSRVTNEWFCLDYVSDRREEILDAAGQHLLITVLAVAFGVVVAVPLALLARRLPRLESTVLGFSTGLYTVPSIALFPLLVPFTGLSMTTVVIGLALYALTVLVRAFLEGLRSVPEDVRESARGLGYGAGRLLVRVELPLALPVVMAGLRVATVSTVALTTVGSLVSYGGLGNLIRDGVTTNFRAELLTAAVLCVVIAFALDALIVLAQRVLTPWTRTGGTAGASA, translated from the coding sequence GTGACAGTACTGGCGGCGGCCGCATCCGCGCCTGCACCCGGGCCGAGCTGCTACAGCCGGGTCACCAACGAGTGGTTCTGCCTGGACTACGTCAGCGACCGGCGCGAGGAGATCCTCGACGCCGCCGGCCAGCACCTGCTCATCACCGTGCTCGCCGTCGCGTTCGGCGTCGTGGTCGCCGTGCCGCTGGCGCTGCTCGCCCGCCGCCTGCCGCGGCTGGAGTCGACGGTGCTCGGGTTCAGCACCGGCCTCTACACGGTGCCCTCGATCGCGCTGTTCCCGCTGCTCGTGCCGTTCACGGGGCTGTCCATGACCACCGTGGTGATCGGGCTGGCGCTCTACGCGCTGACCGTGCTGGTCCGGGCGTTCCTCGAGGGCCTGCGCTCGGTGCCCGAGGACGTGCGGGAGTCCGCCCGCGGCCTGGGGTACGGCGCCGGCCGGCTGCTCGTGCGCGTCGAGCTGCCCCTCGCCCTCCCGGTGGTGATGGCCGGCCTGCGCGTCGCGACCGTGTCGACGGTGGCCCTGACGACGGTGGGCTCCCTGGTGTCCTACGGCGGGCTGGGCAACCTGATCCGGGACGGCGTGACGACGAACTTCCGCGCCGAGCTGCTCACCGCCGCCGTGCTGTGCGTGGTGATCGCCTTCGCCCTCGACGCCCTGATCGTGCTCGCCCAACGCGTGCTGACCCCCTGGACGCGCACCGGCGGGACGGCGGGTGCGAGCGCATGA
- the tilS gene encoding tRNA lysidine(34) synthetase TilS, with the protein MSLHPSVAAVRRGVRAALAPLPPGVPVVVACSGGADSLALLAATVFEGHKAGLRVVGAVVDHGLQEGSAEHTARVVAQMGDLGADETLSARVQVDPAGLGVEAAARRARYAVLEQVAAHFATAEGPATVLLGHTRDDQAETVLLGLARGSGGRSLAGMRRSFGSFVRPLLDVTRDDTVTACQVEGTAFWDDPHNADPGYARVRVRRTVLPVLEDQLGPGVAATLARTADQVRHDVDHLDDLAEARHAALVAPDGSLAVADLLADHPAVRHRVLRLAALAAGAPASELFHEHVLAVDALLTAWHGQKWVDLPGHLRARRLDGRLVLGHDSPPG; encoded by the coding sequence ATGTCCCTGCACCCCTCCGTCGCGGCGGTACGCCGCGGCGTGCGCGCCGCGCTCGCCCCGCTGCCGCCCGGCGTGCCCGTCGTCGTCGCGTGCTCCGGGGGAGCCGACTCCCTCGCCCTGCTCGCCGCCACCGTGTTCGAGGGGCACAAGGCCGGGCTGCGCGTCGTCGGCGCGGTCGTCGACCACGGCCTGCAGGAGGGCTCCGCGGAGCACACAGCCCGGGTCGTCGCCCAGATGGGCGACCTCGGCGCCGACGAGACGCTCTCCGCGCGGGTGCAGGTCGACCCGGCCGGGCTCGGGGTCGAGGCCGCGGCGCGGCGGGCCCGGTACGCCGTGCTCGAGCAGGTCGCGGCCCACTTCGCCACCGCCGAGGGGCCGGCCACCGTGCTGCTCGGCCACACCCGCGACGACCAGGCCGAGACGGTCCTGCTCGGGCTGGCCCGCGGGTCCGGCGGGCGCTCGCTCGCCGGCATGCGCCGGTCCTTCGGATCCTTCGTGCGCCCGCTCCTCGACGTGACCCGCGACGACACCGTCACCGCCTGCCAGGTCGAGGGGACCGCCTTCTGGGACGACCCGCACAACGCCGATCCCGGCTACGCCCGGGTCCGCGTGCGCCGTACCGTCCTGCCCGTCCTCGAGGACCAGCTCGGCCCCGGCGTCGCGGCGACCCTCGCGCGCACCGCCGACCAGGTCCGCCACGACGTGGACCACCTCGACGACCTCGCCGAGGCGCGCCACGCCGCGCTCGTCGCCCCGGACGGCTCGCTCGCCGTCGCCGACCTGCTCGCCGACCACCCCGCCGTCCGCCACCGCGTCCTGCGGCTCGCCGCCCTCGCCGCCGGCGCCCCGGCCTCGGAGCTGTTCCACGAGCACGTCCTCGCCGTCGACGCCCTGCTCACCGCCTGGCACGGCCAGAAGTGGGTCGACCTGCCCGGGCACCTGCGCGCGCGGCGGCTCGACGGCCGGCTCGTCCTCGGCCACGACTCCCCGCCCGGCTGA
- a CDS encoding ABC transporter ATP-binding protein, whose translation MIRLSGVGKTYADGTVAVQALDLDVAAGELLCLVGPSGCGKSTTLKMINRLIEPSTGRIEIDGRDVTGEDPVKLRRGIGYVIQQVGLFPHQKVVTNVMTVPLLYGESRATARARATELMELVGLDPATYADRYPHQLSGGQRQRVGVARALAADPPVLLMDEPFGAVDPVVRVRLQDEFLRLQRELGKTVVLVTHDIDEAVRMGDRVAVFAAGGRLAQHATPAELLARPADDFVADFVGSERGLRRLSVTTVDRDHLEPLDGVRLGDLGAAVDVGATLEEALAAMLRSDHAMVAVKDGPVFLGVLTPTGVHRALRASLAG comes from the coding sequence ATGATCCGGCTCTCGGGTGTCGGCAAGACCTACGCCGACGGCACGGTCGCCGTGCAGGCGCTCGACCTCGACGTGGCCGCCGGTGAGCTGCTCTGCCTCGTCGGGCCGTCGGGGTGCGGCAAGTCGACGACGCTGAAGATGATCAACCGGCTGATCGAGCCCAGCACCGGCCGCATCGAGATCGACGGCCGCGACGTGACCGGCGAGGACCCGGTGAAGCTGCGGCGCGGCATCGGCTACGTCATCCAGCAGGTGGGGCTGTTCCCGCACCAGAAGGTCGTCACCAACGTGATGACCGTGCCGCTGCTGTACGGCGAGTCGCGCGCGACCGCCCGCGCGCGGGCCACCGAGCTGATGGAGCTCGTCGGGCTCGACCCGGCGACGTACGCCGACCGCTACCCCCACCAGCTCTCCGGCGGCCAGCGCCAGCGCGTCGGCGTGGCCCGGGCCCTGGCGGCCGACCCGCCGGTGCTGCTCATGGACGAGCCGTTCGGGGCGGTCGACCCCGTGGTGCGGGTGCGGCTGCAGGACGAGTTCCTCCGCCTCCAGCGCGAGCTGGGCAAGACGGTCGTGCTGGTCACCCACGACATCGACGAGGCGGTCCGGATGGGCGACCGGGTCGCGGTCTTCGCCGCCGGCGGGCGGCTCGCCCAGCACGCGACCCCGGCCGAGCTGCTCGCGCGCCCGGCCGACGACTTCGTCGCCGACTTCGTCGGCTCCGAGCGCGGGCTGCGCCGCCTCTCGGTCACCACCGTCGACCGCGACCACCTCGAGCCGCTCGACGGCGTGCGCCTCGGCGACCTCGGCGCCGCGGTCGACGTCGGCGCCACCCTCGAGGAGGCGCTGGCCGCGATGCTGCGCAGCGACCACGCGATGGTCGCGGTGAAGGACGGGCCGGTCTTCCTCGGCGTCCTCACCCCCACCGGCGTCCACCGCGCCCTGCGCGCCTCGCTCGCCGGCTAG
- a CDS encoding zinc-dependent metalloprotease, which yields MSDRVDAMVDWGLAVSLGTRIAGEGPVVSRDEAAAAVAELRADADRSTGLVRDFTGLVAEERTAPVLVVDRAGWVQANADAFQTVLAPVVDKLTEKKPPGAISSAIGSKVTGAEVGGLLGFLAGKVLGQFDPFHDPHGRLLLVAPNIVHVERELGADPTDFRLWVCLHEETHRVQFTAVPWMRDHLFAQVEALAATMEPTALLDDGLKRAVEAFRQGPGAGSLIDIVGSPEQKEILDRVTAVMSLLEGHADVVMDGVGPTVIPSVAKIRASFDERRKGVGTLDRILRRLLGLDAKMAQYRDGARFVRGVVDKVGMGEFNAVWERPENLPTRDEVADPDRWVSRVL from the coding sequence ATGAGCGATCGCGTGGACGCCATGGTCGACTGGGGCCTGGCGGTCTCCCTGGGCACCCGCATCGCGGGCGAGGGCCCGGTGGTCAGCCGGGACGAGGCCGCCGCCGCCGTCGCGGAGCTGCGCGCCGACGCCGACCGCTCGACCGGCCTGGTCCGGGACTTCACCGGCCTGGTGGCCGAGGAGCGCACCGCTCCCGTGCTCGTCGTCGACCGCGCCGGCTGGGTGCAGGCCAACGCCGACGCCTTCCAGACCGTGCTCGCCCCCGTCGTCGACAAGCTGACCGAGAAGAAGCCGCCCGGCGCGATCTCCTCCGCGATCGGCTCCAAGGTGACCGGCGCCGAGGTCGGCGGCCTGCTCGGCTTCCTCGCCGGCAAGGTGCTCGGGCAGTTCGACCCGTTCCACGACCCGCACGGCCGGCTGCTCCTCGTCGCGCCGAACATCGTCCACGTCGAGCGCGAGCTCGGCGCCGACCCCACCGACTTCCGGCTCTGGGTCTGCCTGCACGAGGAGACCCACCGTGTGCAGTTCACCGCCGTGCCGTGGATGCGCGACCACCTCTTCGCCCAGGTCGAGGCGCTGGCCGCGACGATGGAGCCGACCGCGCTGCTCGACGACGGCCTCAAGCGCGCCGTGGAGGCGTTCCGCCAGGGCCCGGGCGCGGGGAGCCTCATCGACATCGTCGGGTCGCCGGAGCAGAAGGAGATCCTCGACCGGGTCACGGCGGTCATGTCGCTGCTCGAGGGGCACGCGGACGTCGTCATGGACGGCGTCGGCCCGACCGTCATCCCCAGCGTCGCGAAGATCCGCGCGAGCTTCGACGAGCGCCGCAAGGGCGTCGGCACGCTCGACCGGATCCTGCGCCGCCTGCTCGGCCTCGACGCCAAGATGGCGCAGTACCGCGACGGCGCCCGCTTCGTCCGCGGCGTCGTCGACAAGGTCGGGATGGGGGAGTTCAACGCGGTGTGGGAGCGCCCGGAGAACCTGCCCACCCGCGACGAGGTCGCCGACCCCGACCGGTGGGTGTCGCGGGTCCTGTGA
- the folE gene encoding GTP cyclohydrolase I FolE, which translates to MTDPVSQVERDPSEVPAFDQARAEAAVRELLVAIGEDPDREGLLETPARVARAYAEVTAGLRMRPEDVLSTTFDIGHEEMVLVRDIELWSMCEHHLVPFTGVAHVGYIPAESGKITGLSKLARLVDVYARRPQVQERLTTQVADALVSILEARGVIVVIEAEHLCMTMRGVRKAGARTITSAVRGSFLTEPATRAEAMSLIRGGTR; encoded by the coding sequence ATGACCGACCCGGTCAGCCAGGTCGAGCGTGACCCCTCCGAGGTCCCCGCGTTCGACCAGGCCCGGGCCGAGGCGGCGGTCCGCGAGCTGCTGGTCGCGATCGGGGAGGACCCCGACCGCGAGGGCCTGCTGGAGACCCCGGCCCGGGTCGCCCGGGCCTACGCCGAGGTGACCGCCGGCCTGCGGATGCGCCCGGAGGACGTCTTGTCCACCACCTTCGACATCGGTCACGAGGAGATGGTGCTGGTCCGCGACATCGAGCTGTGGTCGATGTGCGAGCACCACCTCGTGCCCTTCACCGGGGTCGCGCACGTCGGCTACATCCCGGCCGAGTCCGGCAAGATCACCGGGCTCTCCAAGCTGGCGCGGCTCGTCGACGTCTACGCCCGGCGCCCGCAGGTCCAGGAGCGGCTGACCACGCAGGTCGCCGACGCCCTGGTCTCCATCCTCGAGGCGCGAGGCGTCATCGTGGTGATCGAGGCCGAGCACCTGTGCATGACCATGCGCGGCGTGCGCAAGGCCGGCGCCCGCACCATCACCTCCGCGGTCCGCGGCAGCTTCCTCACCGAGCCCGCGACGCGTGCCGAGGCGATGTCGCTGATCCGCGGCGGCACCCGCTGA
- the folP gene encoding dihydropteroate synthase: MGVVNVTPDSFSDGGRYVEPEAAVAHGRRLLADGADLLDIGGESTRPGATRPLVSEELDRVVPVIRELARDAVVSVDTMRAEVAEAALEAGATIVNDVSGGLADPRILEVAAHAGAVYVAMHWRAHSTRMADFATYDGPGGVVGTVAEELAERLEAVLAAGVDPARVVLDPGLGFAKRGEHNWELLRDLDPVTALGQPVLVGASRKSFLGRLLAEGDEPRPVEQREHAHTAVVAHLARQGVWGVRVHDVRAARDAIAVVSALEEPRQGAGHQPPQEDTP, encoded by the coding sequence ATGGGCGTCGTGAACGTGACTCCCGACTCCTTCTCCGACGGTGGCCGGTACGTCGAGCCCGAGGCGGCCGTCGCGCACGGACGCCGGCTGCTGGCCGACGGCGCCGACCTGCTCGACATCGGCGGCGAGTCGACCCGCCCGGGTGCCACCCGGCCGCTGGTCTCCGAGGAGCTCGACCGGGTCGTCCCGGTGATCCGCGAGCTCGCCCGGGACGCGGTCGTGTCGGTCGACACGATGCGCGCCGAGGTCGCCGAGGCCGCCCTCGAGGCCGGCGCCACGATCGTCAACGACGTCTCCGGCGGCCTCGCCGACCCGCGGATCCTCGAGGTCGCCGCCCACGCCGGCGCGGTGTACGTCGCGATGCACTGGCGCGCGCACAGCACCCGGATGGCCGACTTCGCGACGTACGACGGGCCCGGCGGGGTGGTCGGCACGGTCGCCGAGGAGCTCGCCGAGCGGCTCGAGGCGGTGCTGGCGGCCGGGGTCGACCCGGCCCGGGTGGTGCTCGACCCGGGGCTCGGGTTCGCCAAGCGCGGCGAGCACAACTGGGAGCTGCTGCGCGACCTCGACCCGGTGACCGCGCTCGGGCAGCCCGTGCTCGTCGGCGCGAGCCGCAAGTCCTTCCTCGGCCGGCTGCTGGCCGAGGGCGACGAGCCGCGCCCGGTGGAGCAGCGCGAGCACGCCCACACCGCGGTCGTGGCCCACCTCGCCCGGCAGGGCGTGTGGGGCGTGCGCGTCCACGACGTGCGTGCCGCGCGCGACGCGATCGCGGTCGTCTCCGCGCTGGAGGAGCCGCGGCAGGGAGCAGGGCACCAGCCACCGCAGGAGGACACGCCATGA
- the ftsH gene encoding ATP-dependent zinc metalloprotease FtsH — protein sequence MKRIFKGPWIWIVVAVVGVLLALQYLAPNGGYDEIDTSQMEEYIANGDVDEITFIDGDQKIEATLDEGVRDDGDKVMTHYVLGQQVDIIDAVDEQRAEGTIAKSNSENPQPSLLGSILATLLPFALIILLFLFLMNQVQGGGGRGVMQFAKSRAKLISKDMPKTTFNDVAGAQEAIEELGEIKEFLQEPAKFQAVGAKIPKGVLLYGPPGTGKTLLARAVAGEAGVPFYSISGSDFVEMFVGVGASRVRDLFEQAKENAPAIVFIDEIDAVGRHRGAGMGGGHDEREQTLNQLLVEMDGFDVRGGVILIAATNRPDVLDPALLRPGRFDRQIQVDAPDLAGRHQILQVHSRGKPMSPDIDLISVARRTPGFTGADLANVLNEAALLTARSSQKLITDEALDEAIDRVIAGPQRRTRLMSEKEKLITAYHEGGHALVAAALPGTDPVHKITILPRGRALGYTMVLPDEDKYSQTRSEMLDKLAYMLGGRAAEEMVFHDPTTGAGNDIEKATSLARAMVTQYGMTERLGAIKLGETQGEPFLGRDMGHSRNYSEDVAAIVDEETKQFLAVAHQEAFDILEENRDVLDALVLELLDKETLDKAEVARIFEPLRRRAARPAWTGSPTRNPSAIPPIEIPQEIRDRAKANGTVSTGGEGGSIVTPPGPGGDVHGGPGAGPVGPMDPPAPPSPGPYPGGTA from the coding sequence GTGAAGCGGATATTCAAGGGTCCCTGGATCTGGATCGTGGTCGCCGTGGTCGGCGTCCTGCTGGCCCTGCAGTACCTCGCCCCCAACGGCGGGTACGACGAGATCGACACCTCCCAGATGGAGGAGTACATCGCCAACGGCGACGTCGACGAGATCACGTTCATCGACGGGGACCAGAAGATCGAGGCCACCCTCGACGAGGGTGTCCGCGACGACGGCGACAAGGTGATGACCCACTACGTGCTGGGTCAGCAGGTCGACATCATCGACGCCGTCGACGAGCAGCGCGCCGAGGGCACGATCGCGAAGTCGAACTCCGAGAACCCCCAGCCCAGCCTGCTCGGCTCGATCCTCGCCACGCTGCTCCCGTTCGCCCTGATCATCCTGCTGTTCCTCTTCCTCATGAACCAGGTGCAGGGCGGCGGCGGGCGCGGCGTCATGCAGTTCGCCAAGAGCCGCGCCAAGCTGATCTCCAAGGACATGCCGAAGACGACGTTCAACGACGTCGCCGGCGCGCAGGAGGCCATCGAGGAGCTCGGCGAGATCAAGGAGTTCCTGCAGGAGCCCGCGAAGTTCCAGGCGGTCGGCGCCAAGATCCCCAAGGGCGTCCTGCTCTACGGACCCCCGGGCACCGGCAAGACGCTGCTCGCGCGCGCCGTCGCCGGCGAGGCGGGCGTCCCCTTCTACTCCATCTCCGGCTCCGACTTCGTCGAGATGTTCGTGGGTGTCGGCGCCAGCCGCGTCCGCGACCTCTTCGAGCAGGCCAAGGAGAACGCCCCGGCCATCGTCTTCATCGACGAGATCGACGCCGTCGGTCGCCACCGCGGCGCCGGCATGGGCGGCGGCCACGACGAGCGCGAGCAGACCCTGAACCAGCTGCTGGTGGAGATGGACGGCTTCGACGTCCGCGGCGGGGTCATCCTGATCGCGGCCACCAACCGCCCCGACGTGCTCGACCCGGCGCTGTTGCGCCCGGGCCGCTTCGACCGCCAGATCCAGGTCGACGCCCCCGACCTCGCCGGCCGCCACCAGATCCTCCAGGTGCACAGCCGCGGCAAGCCGATGTCGCCCGACATCGACCTGATCAGCGTCGCGCGCCGCACGCCGGGCTTCACCGGCGCCGACCTGGCCAACGTGCTCAACGAGGCCGCGCTGCTCACCGCGCGCAGCAGCCAGAAGCTGATCACCGACGAGGCACTGGACGAGGCCATCGACCGCGTGATCGCCGGCCCGCAGCGCCGCACTCGCCTGATGAGCGAGAAGGAGAAGCTCATCACCGCCTACCACGAGGGCGGCCACGCCCTCGTCGCGGCGGCGCTCCCGGGCACCGACCCGGTCCACAAGATCACGATCCTCCCGCGTGGCCGGGCGCTGGGCTACACGATGGTGCTGCCCGACGAGGACAAGTACTCCCAGACCCGCTCGGAGATGCTCGACAAGCTCGCCTACATGCTGGGCGGCCGGGCGGCCGAGGAGATGGTCTTCCACGACCCGACCACCGGTGCCGGCAACGACATCGAGAAGGCGACCTCGCTCGCCCGCGCGATGGTCACCCAGTACGGCATGACCGAGCGGCTCGGCGCGATCAAGCTCGGCGAGACCCAGGGCGAGCCGTTCCTCGGCCGCGACATGGGCCACTCGCGCAACTACTCCGAGGACGTCGCGGCGATCGTCGACGAGGAGACCAAGCAGTTCCTCGCCGTCGCGCACCAGGAGGCCTTCGACATCCTCGAGGAGAACCGCGACGTCCTGGACGCGCTGGTCCTCGAGCTGCTCGACAAGGAGACGCTGGACAAGGCGGAGGTGGCCCGGATCTTCGAGCCGCTGCGCCGGCGTGCGGCACGGCCGGCGTGGACCGGCTCGCCGACCCGGAACCCCTCGGCCATCCCCCCGATCGAGATTCCCCAGGAGATCCGCGACCGGGCGAAGGCCAACGGCACCGTGTCGACCGGCGGCGAGGGCGGGTCGATCGTGACCCCGCCCGGCCCCGGCGGCGACGTGCACGGCGGTCCCGGTGCCGGTCCGGTCGGTCCGATGGACCCGCCGGCGCCCCCGTCCCCCGGCCCCTACCCCGGCGGGACGGCATGA
- the folB gene encoding dihydroneopterin aldolase, with protein sequence MTDEISVTGIECWGHHGVFDFERRDGQPFVVDLALGVDTAPAAASDDLHDTVDYGSLVAAVKTAVEHDPVDLIETLAQRIADVCLGDARVDWARVTVHKPDAPVDATFADVALTITRRAARD encoded by the coding sequence ATGACCGACGAGATCTCCGTCACCGGCATCGAGTGCTGGGGCCACCACGGGGTCTTCGACTTCGAGCGGAGGGACGGCCAGCCGTTCGTCGTCGACCTCGCGCTCGGCGTCGACACCGCCCCCGCGGCGGCCAGTGACGACTTGCACGACACCGTGGACTACGGAAGTCTCGTCGCGGCGGTCAAGACCGCCGTTGAGCACGATCCGGTCGACCTGATCGAGACCTTGGCCCAGCGCATCGCGGACGTCTGCCTCGGCGACGCCCGCGTGGACTGGGCGAGGGTCACGGTCCACAAGCCGGACGCACCCGTCGACGCGACGTTCGCCGATGTCGCACTCACGATCACCCGGAGGGCCGCCCGTGACTGA
- the hpt gene encoding hypoxanthine phosphoribosyltransferase — protein MDAADVSDDLLNVLYTEAEIQARIKEMAADVERDYADKDLLIVGILRGAVMVMADMARSFSRHVEMDWMAVSSYGSGTKSSGVVRILKDLDTDISGRHVVIVDEIIDTGLTLSWLTSNLSSRNPASVEIATLLRKPEALQMPVDVKYVGWDIPNEFVVGYGLDYKERYRNLRDIGTLAPHVYS, from the coding sequence ATGGACGCTGCTGACGTGTCGGACGACCTGCTCAACGTGCTCTACACCGAGGCCGAGATCCAGGCGCGGATCAAGGAGATGGCCGCCGACGTCGAGCGCGACTACGCCGACAAGGACCTCCTGATCGTCGGCATCCTCCGCGGGGCGGTGATGGTGATGGCGGACATGGCCCGCAGCTTCTCGCGGCACGTGGAGATGGACTGGATGGCGGTCTCCTCCTACGGGTCGGGCACGAAGTCCAGCGGCGTGGTCCGGATCCTCAAGGACCTCGACACCGACATCTCGGGGCGCCACGTCGTGATCGTCGACGAGATCATCGACACCGGCCTGACCCTGTCCTGGCTGACGTCCAACCTCAGCAGCCGCAACCCCGCGAGCGTCGAGATCGCGACCCTCCTGCGCAAGCCCGAGGCGCTGCAGATGCCGGTCGACGTCAAGTACGTCGGCTGGGACATCCCGAACGAGTTCGTGGTCGGCTACGGCCTCGACTACAAGGAGCGCTACCGCAACCTGCGCGACATCGGGACGCTCGCTCCGCACGTCTACTCCTGA
- the folK gene encoding 2-amino-4-hydroxy-6-hydroxymethyldihydropteridine diphosphokinase, with amino-acid sequence MTETPNPHIIDADTLTGEMRPIRRAVLALGSNLGERMASLQGAVNAIADTPDVWVTAVSPVYETEPVDSPPDAKPYLNAVLLIDTTLAATRLMDRALAVEDAYERERGEVPNAPRTLDVDLVVVGDRRSDEPSLQLPHPRAHQRAFVLKPWFDLEPDAELPGHGPIAELLANLGTDGLTPREDLRLEVE; translated from the coding sequence GTGACTGAGACCCCCAACCCGCACATCATCGACGCCGACACCCTCACCGGGGAGATGCGTCCGATCCGTCGTGCGGTCCTGGCCCTGGGGTCCAACCTCGGCGAGCGGATGGCGAGCCTGCAGGGAGCGGTCAACGCGATCGCCGACACCCCCGACGTCTGGGTGACGGCGGTGTCCCCGGTCTACGAGACCGAGCCGGTCGACTCGCCGCCGGACGCCAAGCCCTACCTCAACGCCGTGCTGCTCATCGACACCACGCTGGCCGCGACCCGGCTGATGGACCGCGCGCTGGCCGTCGAGGACGCCTACGAGCGCGAGCGCGGCGAGGTCCCCAACGCGCCGCGCACGCTCGACGTCGACCTGGTCGTCGTCGGCGACCGCCGCAGCGACGAGCCGAGCCTGCAGCTGCCGCACCCGCGGGCGCACCAGCGCGCGTTCGTGCTCAAGCCGTGGTTCGACCTCGAGCCCGACGCCGAGCTCCCGGGCCACGGCCCGATCGCCGAGCTCCTCGCGAACCTCGGGACCGACGGCCTGACCCCGCGCGAGGACCTGCGGCTCGAGGTCGAGTGA